CGGATGCGTATATCGGCGTTATGATCGACGATCTTGTTACCATCGGGACAAACGAACCTTATCGCATGTTCACCTCACGGACAGAGTATCGGCTGGTTTTAAGGGAAGATAATGCGGATTTACGGTTATCAGAACGCGGGTATTACCTGGGTTTGCTGGATGAAAGTTTTATTATGCGTGTCCGCGAAAAACAGCAGGCGTTGGGGGATACGATGAAATATCTTGCCGTGCAAAAAGTTAATCCCTCAAAAAAGGTTAATACAGTACTTGAGAAAATGGGTGTCGCAAAGATTGATACTCCGTTATCCTGTGAAGAACTTTTGCGTAGGGGGAATATGGATATACCCAAACTTGAAGAAATTACCGGTAATAAGTGTGTAATAATCAACCCGTCGGTTGTGTCTCCGGGGTTGTATGAAGAAGTTGTGGAACAAGTGATGACCGATGCGAAGTACGGCGGATATGTTAAACGTCAGAATGAGGAAATTAAGAGTTTTAAAAAACGGGAGTCTATGCGTATACCCCCGGGGTTTGATTATAAAAAAGTACCGGGGTTGTCAAATGAGTTAAAAGAAAAGTTTGCGCAGTATAATCCGTCGTCAATCGGTCATGCTGCACGGATTCCGGGTTCAACTCCCGCGGCAGTAATGGTATTAACTGTGTTTTTGAAAAAAGAAAGTATTAAAGAAGGGTAAGATTTGTGAGTACTGATATTAACTATGAAGAGCTAAAAAAAGTTGTGTTTAAGAACGGCGCTGCATTTTTTGGGGTAGCTGAGTTTAGTATGTTGAAAGATAAAACTTATGAGCTAAGCGAAAATGTGATGAATAAAATGACCGGGGTTGTGGTTGCAGGGATCCGTCTTGCGGGGGGTGTGCTTGAGGATGTGGTTGACCACCCAACGAAGTTGTATCAATCACATTACCGCCAGGTTAATTATATGCTTGACCGGTTGGCGTTGGAGGTCGTGGGGTTTATACAAGAAAAAAAAGGTTCCGCGCTTCCAATACCCGCATCAGTGTTGGTTGACTGGGCAACGCAGCGCGCGCATTTTTCGCATAAGCACGCGGCAGTCGAGGCCGGGCTTGGGTGGATCGGGCGTAATAATTTGTTTGTCCATCCGGAGTACGGGTCACAGGTGAGGTTAGTGACTGTGCTTACTGATCTGCCGTTGCCCTATGGTAAACGTAACAAAAGTATGTCATGCGGTACGTGCCACGCATGCGTAATAACCTGTCCGGCAGAAGCGATTAAGGAGAACCCCGCGGAGTTTGACCATAAAAAGTGTTATGAAAAACTTGATGGATTTCGTAAACTGTATGGAATTAGTCATCATATATGCGGTGTATGCGTAAAAAACTGTAAAGGGTGTGTATGAACGGTAAAATTGTTGTTATTGATTATGGAATGGGTAATATCCGAAGTGTAG
This portion of the Elusimicrobiota bacterium genome encodes:
- a CDS encoding reductive dehalogenase domain-containing protein — translated: MSTDINYEELKKVVFKNGAAFFGVAEFSMLKDKTYELSENVMNKMTGVVVAGIRLAGGVLEDVVDHPTKLYQSHYRQVNYMLDRLALEVVGFIQEKKGSALPIPASVLVDWATQRAHFSHKHAAVEAGLGWIGRNNLFVHPEYGSQVRLVTVLTDLPLPYGKRNKSMSCGTCHACVITCPAEAIKENPAEFDHKKCYEKLDGFRKLYGISHHICGVCVKNCKGCV